One window of Marmota flaviventris isolate mMarFla1 chromosome 5, mMarFla1.hap1, whole genome shotgun sequence genomic DNA carries:
- the Rgmb gene encoding repulsive guidance molecule B isoform X2, with the protein MGLRAAPSCAAATASAAAAGAEQRRRPRLCPPPLALLLLLLLILGLLHAGDCQQPAQCRIQKCTTDFVSLTSHLNSAIDGFDSEFCKALRAYAGCTQRTSKACRGNLVYHSAVLGISDLMSQRNCSKDGPTSSTNPEVTHDPCNYHSHTGAREHKGGDQNPPNYLFCGLFGDPHLRTFKDHFQTCKVEGAWPLIDNNYLSVQVTNVPVVPGSSATATNKITIIFKAHRECTDQKVYQAVTDDLPAAFVDGTTSGGDGEAKSLLIVERESGRYVEMHARYIGTTVFVRQLGRYLTLAIRMPEDLAMSFEESQDLQLCVNGCPLSERIDDGQGQVSAILGHSLPHTSLVQAWPGYTLETANTQCHEKMPVKDIYFQSCVFDLLTTGDANFTAAAHSALEDVEALHPRKERWHIFPSSGNGTPRGGSNLSVNLGLMCLILIVFL; encoded by the exons ATGGGCTTGAGAGCAGCACCTTCCTGCGCCGCCGCCACCGCCTCCGCCGCTGCCGCCGGGGCTGAGCAGCGCCGCCGCCCCCGGCTCTGCCCGCCGCCGCTGgcgctgctgctactgctgctgctcaTCCTCGGGCTGCTCCACGCAG GTGACTGCCAACAGCCGGCCCAATGTCGAATCCAGAAATGTACCACGGACTTTGTGTCCCTGACTTCACACCTGAACTCTGCCATTGACGGCTTTGACTCTGAGTTTTGCAAGGCGCTGCGTGCCTATGCTGGCTGCACCCAGCGAACTTCAAAAGCCTGCCGTGGCAACCTGGTATACCATTCTGCTGTGTTAGGTATCAGTGACCTCATGAGCCAGAGGAACTGTTCCAAGGATGGACCCACATCCTCTACCAACCCTGAAGTGACCCATGACCCTTGCAACTATCACAGCCACACAGGAGCCAGAGAACATAAGGGAGGGGACCAGAACCCTCCCAATTACCTTTTTTGTGGCTTGTTTGGAGATCCTCACCTTAGAACTTTCAAGGATCACTTCCAAACGTGCAAAGTGGAAGGGGCCTGGCCACTCATAGATAATAATTACCTTTCAGTTCAAGTCACGAATGTGCCCGTGGTCCCTGGATCCAGTGCCACTGCTACAAATAAG ATCACGATCATCTTCAAAGCTCACCGTGAGTGTACAGATCAGAAAGTATACCAAGCTGTGACAGATGACCTACCAGCTGCCTTTGTGGATGGCACCACCAGCGGTGGGGATGGAGAAGCCAAAAGCCTGCTTATCGTGGAGAGGGAGAGTGGTCGCTATGTGGAGATGCATGCCCGCTACATAGGCACCACAGTGTTTGTGCGACAGCTGGGTCGCTACCTGACCCTTGCCATCCGAATGCCCGAGGACCTAGCCATGTCCTTTGAGGAAAGCCAGGACCTGCAGCTGTGTGTGAATGGCTGCCCCCTGAGCGAACGAATTGATGATGGGCAGGGCCAGGTGTCTGCCATTCTGGGGCACAGCCTGCCTCACACCTCCTTGGTGCAGGCTTGGCCTGGCTACACACTGGAGACTGCCAACACTCAATGCCATGAGAAGATGCCAGTGAAGGACATCTATTTCCAGTCCTGTGTCTTCGATCTGCTCACCACTGGTGATGCCAACTTTACCGCTGCAGCCCACAGTGCCTTAGAGGATGTGGAGGCACTGCACCCCAGGAAGGAACGCTGGCACATCTTTCCCAGCAGTGGCAATGGGACTCCCCGTGGTGGCAGCAATTTGTCTGTCAATCTAGGACTCATGTGCTTGATCCTTATTGTGTTTTTGTAG
- the Rgmb gene encoding repulsive guidance molecule B isoform X1, producing MMRKKRKRGVFPGPCRSYGPGPATAPAPPPSPEPRRPAWTGMGLRAAPSCAAATASAAAAGAEQRRRPRLCPPPLALLLLLLLILGLLHAGDCQQPAQCRIQKCTTDFVSLTSHLNSAIDGFDSEFCKALRAYAGCTQRTSKACRGNLVYHSAVLGISDLMSQRNCSKDGPTSSTNPEVTHDPCNYHSHTGAREHKGGDQNPPNYLFCGLFGDPHLRTFKDHFQTCKVEGAWPLIDNNYLSVQVTNVPVVPGSSATATNKITIIFKAHRECTDQKVYQAVTDDLPAAFVDGTTSGGDGEAKSLLIVERESGRYVEMHARYIGTTVFVRQLGRYLTLAIRMPEDLAMSFEESQDLQLCVNGCPLSERIDDGQGQVSAILGHSLPHTSLVQAWPGYTLETANTQCHEKMPVKDIYFQSCVFDLLTTGDANFTAAAHSALEDVEALHPRKERWHIFPSSGNGTPRGGSNLSVNLGLMCLILIVFL from the exons ATGAT gaggaagaagaggaagcgAGGCGTGTTCCCCGGCCCATGCCGCAGCTACGGGCCCGGACCCGCCACGGCGCCCGCACCGCCGCCCTCGCCCGAGCCCAGGAGACCTGCATGGACGGGCATGGGCTTGAGAGCAGCACCTTCCTGCGCCGCCGCCACCGCCTCCGCCGCTGCCGCCGGGGCTGAGCAGCGCCGCCGCCCCCGGCTCTGCCCGCCGCCGCTGgcgctgctgctactgctgctgctcaTCCTCGGGCTGCTCCACGCAG GTGACTGCCAACAGCCGGCCCAATGTCGAATCCAGAAATGTACCACGGACTTTGTGTCCCTGACTTCACACCTGAACTCTGCCATTGACGGCTTTGACTCTGAGTTTTGCAAGGCGCTGCGTGCCTATGCTGGCTGCACCCAGCGAACTTCAAAAGCCTGCCGTGGCAACCTGGTATACCATTCTGCTGTGTTAGGTATCAGTGACCTCATGAGCCAGAGGAACTGTTCCAAGGATGGACCCACATCCTCTACCAACCCTGAAGTGACCCATGACCCTTGCAACTATCACAGCCACACAGGAGCCAGAGAACATAAGGGAGGGGACCAGAACCCTCCCAATTACCTTTTTTGTGGCTTGTTTGGAGATCCTCACCTTAGAACTTTCAAGGATCACTTCCAAACGTGCAAAGTGGAAGGGGCCTGGCCACTCATAGATAATAATTACCTTTCAGTTCAAGTCACGAATGTGCCCGTGGTCCCTGGATCCAGTGCCACTGCTACAAATAAG ATCACGATCATCTTCAAAGCTCACCGTGAGTGTACAGATCAGAAAGTATACCAAGCTGTGACAGATGACCTACCAGCTGCCTTTGTGGATGGCACCACCAGCGGTGGGGATGGAGAAGCCAAAAGCCTGCTTATCGTGGAGAGGGAGAGTGGTCGCTATGTGGAGATGCATGCCCGCTACATAGGCACCACAGTGTTTGTGCGACAGCTGGGTCGCTACCTGACCCTTGCCATCCGAATGCCCGAGGACCTAGCCATGTCCTTTGAGGAAAGCCAGGACCTGCAGCTGTGTGTGAATGGCTGCCCCCTGAGCGAACGAATTGATGATGGGCAGGGCCAGGTGTCTGCCATTCTGGGGCACAGCCTGCCTCACACCTCCTTGGTGCAGGCTTGGCCTGGCTACACACTGGAGACTGCCAACACTCAATGCCATGAGAAGATGCCAGTGAAGGACATCTATTTCCAGTCCTGTGTCTTCGATCTGCTCACCACTGGTGATGCCAACTTTACCGCTGCAGCCCACAGTGCCTTAGAGGATGTGGAGGCACTGCACCCCAGGAAGGAACGCTGGCACATCTTTCCCAGCAGTGGCAATGGGACTCCCCGTGGTGGCAGCAATTTGTCTGTCAATCTAGGACTCATGTGCTTGATCCTTATTGTGTTTTTGTAG